From a region of the Octopus sinensis linkage group LG18, ASM634580v1, whole genome shotgun sequence genome:
- the LOC115221258 gene encoding uncharacterized protein LOC115221258: protein MALKFTDCPPPGPQNLYRLKQQIQMCYHPKSVTQGIMPHNLVFTTLPPLFPHPHWLSPYPYSYATDDFYIQVLALKFTDCPPPGPQNLYRLKQQIQMCYHPKNVTQVSQLKKKKQINKEAEYPVAYGRWMKPKCLVYAKFDFLCIDATVFSTKHPDRAEELEFMVDSGSDVVTLRKDIVEKLDLKELGHVRSKGVHVSMHKTLYEAKLKLGSVELKIEVISEEYNSLGNRVFRCFRHYISGSRHIWLKGDYVDPSMQCEPSGNYSRKDRESDEENNQISVMKPTDSKLNGCPLDEVVSNTEEAKSKADQTEDDEAQRLDHIASQDIDNQTKQNYTEGDELAEYSESVQEKYKTPKRSRKLRPLCASKLKRDRKSRKRKRNLFSNEEPSRKKACGKLTYDTVAS from the exons ATGGCCCTTAAATTTACAGACTGTCCTCCACCTGGGCCCCAAAACCTTTACAGACTTAAACAACAGATCCAAATGTGCTACCATCCTAAAAGTGTCACCCAGGGCATCATGCCCCATAACCTTGTCTTCACCACATTGCCCCCAttgttcccccacccccactgGCTCTCACCTTACCCCTACAGTTATGCTACTGATGACTTTTACATTCAAGTTCTGGCCCTTAAATTTACAGACTGTCCTCCACCTGGGCCCCAAAACCTTTACAGACTTAAACAACAGATCCAAATGTGCTACCATCCTAAAAATGTCACCCAGG TATCTCAACTTAAAAAGAAGAAGCAAATCAACAAGGAAGCTGAATACCCTGTTGCATATGGACGCTGGATGAAACCCAAATGCCTGGTGTATGCAAAGTTTGACTTTCTGTGCATCGACGCAACAGTGTTTTCCACCAAACATCCAGACAGAGCTGAAGAACTTG AATTTATGGTTGATTCTGGCAGCGATGTGGTGACGTTGAGGAAAGACATTGTTGAAAAGCTCGACTTGAAAGAACTGGGACACGTTCGCAGCAAAGGAGTCCATGTATCAATGCACAAAACCCTTTATGAAGCCAAGCTTAAACTCGGATCAGTTGAACTTAAAATTGAG gTTATTTCTGAGGAATATAATTCATTAGGGAACCGTGTGTTTCGCTGCTTCCGTcactacatcagtggttctcggCACATTTGGCTCAAGGGAGATTACGTTGACCCTTCGATGCAATGTGAGCCAAGCGGAAACTACAGCCGGAAAGACAGAGAGTCGGACGAGGAGAATAACCAAATATCTGTGATGAAACCAACTGATTCAAAACTGAACGGTTGTCCTTTAGATGAAGTGGTCAGCAACACAGAAGAGGCCAAATCTAAAGCAGACCAAACGGAAGATGATGAAGCACAAAGATTAGATCATATAGCATCACAAGACATTGACAATCAAACGAAACAAAACTATACAGAGGGTGATGAACTGGCCGAGTATTCCGAATCAGTTCAAGAGAAATACAAGACTCCGAAACGGTCTCGGAAGTTGAGGCCCCTGTGTGCCAGCAAACTGAAAAGAGATCGAAAGTCTAGGAAAAGGAAACGTAATTTGTTTTCCAACGAAGAACCAAGTCGAAAGAAAGCTTGTGGGAAACTCACATACGACACAGTTgcttcatga